The proteins below come from a single Aegilops tauschii subsp. strangulata cultivar AL8/78 chromosome 6, Aet v6.0, whole genome shotgun sequence genomic window:
- the LOC109774861 gene encoding putative FBD-associated F-box protein At5g56400, which produces MTVALPTVSVLRTFAHNLFGRMHTGDRLGDLTDDILWHVLSFLPANEALQTCVLDTRWRDLWRQTTSLLFVFDGSMFPRYKRFEQLVKLVIHLRGESPLVTCKIDAYPDDDPEHTFTNTKLLIDNTLVCEAEELVVRAADIRYDIPMFDVPLNLISQHLKTLHLEQVNLDHSDLKFSGCPVLEDLSI; this is translated from the exons ATGACCGTTGCGCTTCCAACTGTCAGCGTGTTGAG AACTTTTGCCCACAACCTGTTCGGCAGAATGCACACTGGGGATCGCCTTGGGGACCTCACGGACGACATCCTCTGGCATGTGCTCTCCTTTCTGCCGGCCAATGAGGCCCTGCAGACCTGCGTGTTGGACACCCGGTGGCGCGATCTATGGAGGCAGACGACTAGCCTGCTCTTCGTCTTTGATGGGTCAATGTTCCCAAGATACAAGCGTTTCGAACAGTTGGTGAAGCTGGTCATCCATCTCCGCGGGGAATCACCTCTTGTCACGTGCAAGATCGATGCATATCCCGACGATGACCCCGAGCACACTTTCACAAACACCAAGTTGTTGATTGATAACACCCTAGTGTGTGAAGCCGAGGAGCTAGTAGTAAGAGCTGCAGACATTCGGTATGACATACCAATGTTTGATGTGCCTCTCAATCTCATCTCCCAACACTTGAAGACCTTGCACCTTGAACAGGTCAACCTCGACCACTCTGATTTGAAGTTCTCAGGTTGCCCGGTGTTAGAGGATCTAAGTATCTAG